The Lycium barbarum isolate Lr01 chromosome 9, ASM1917538v2, whole genome shotgun sequence genome has a segment encoding these proteins:
- the LOC132611135 gene encoding uncharacterized protein LOC132611135, protein MPPKKATAAQKGKAKVAETSRAPRVTVTRARAQTMPGITLQSEGSITPPAEPGAGPSAAPATPAPAAPAPQSGADDRTLTEAVQLLTTLVAGQAQRHGRRDDDDGRRDSLRVREFLLCGPPEFSGSKPDEDPHDFIRGMRRSVDLVRASETESVELASHRLRDVAAHWYESWELARGRGASPATWDEFEAAFLSHFLPPELRRARVDRFLQIRQRGRSVREYNLEFDSLARYAPAIVAEMADRMHRYVIGLDRYLVESCMSMASRTDMDIARLQAYAQGMEDRYRADQSTRDRDRRPPKRARFAGYSGDSRGGQPQQRQSGRQLPPPGQSTQSGGRRFDSAGPSGAGQGSRAAGPQVSRGPSQPRPPRPRCSHCGKSHPGECYRATGACFTCGGQGHFMRDCPLASGSGSVAQPTGSAAGSSSAPSVARPAGRGVPTSAGRGRGRGGVAGSSGPSNRIYALASRQDQEASPNVVTGTDIGDPPL, encoded by the exons atgcctccgaaaaaggcaacggcggcccagaagggcaaggcgaaagTGGCAGAGACTAGTCGGGCACCGAGAGTCACCGTTACCCGAGCTCGAGCTCAGACTATGCCCGGTATTACACTTCAGTCAGAGGGATCCATTACACCACCGgcagagcctggagcaggtccctCAGCAGCTCCAGCGACTCCAGCGCCCGcagctccagctcctcagtcAGGGGCGGATGACAGGACATTGacagaggctgtgcagttactgactaccctggtagcgggacaggctcagAGACACGgccggagggatgatgatgatggcaggcgggacagcctgagggttcgggagttcttattatgtggccctccagagttttccgggtctaagcccgacgaggaccctcaTGACTTTATtagggggatgcgacgctcagtagatttggtcagggcttcagagaccgagtctgttgagctggcttcgcacaggctacgggatgttgctgctcactggtacgagtcttgggagctagcTAGAGGCCGGGGTGCTTCCCCAgccacttgggacgagtttgaggctgcttttctcagccactttttgcctccagagttgCGGAGGGCGAGAGTGGACAGGTTTTTGCAGATTCGACAGAGGGgccggagtgttcgtgagtataacctggagtttgattcactggcccGATATGCTCCGGCTATAGTGGCAgagatggctgaccggatgcaccgatatgtgatcgGGCTGGACCGTTACTTAGTTGAGTCCTGTATGTCGATGGCATCACGgacagatatggatatcgccAGATTACAGGCGTATGCTCAGGGGATGGAGGACAGGTACCGAGCAGATCAGTCCactagagatcgtgacaggaggccgcccaagagggctaggttcgcaggttattccggggattctcgaggcggacagcctcagcagcggcagtcaggcagacagctacctccacCCGGccagagtactcagtcaggcggtcggagatttgatagtgcgggaccgtctggggccggtcagggctccagagcggcaggtccACAGGTgtccagaggccccagccagcccagaccacctaggccccgttgttctcattgcgggaagtctcatccaggggagtgttatcgagctacaggAGCTTGTTTTAcgtgcggcggtcagggccattttatgagagattgtccgttggccagcggttccggtagtgtggctcagccgacagggtcagccgccggttcatcatctgctccatctgttgcacgccctgcagggcgaggtgtgCCGACatcggcgggacgcggtcgaggccgcggtggcgttgcaggttctagcggtccttcgaaccgcatatatgctttggccagccgccaggatcaggaggcttcgccaaacgtcgtcacag gtacagacattggtgatcccccATTGTAG